The following proteins come from a genomic window of Alicyclobacillus dauci:
- a CDS encoding HPr family phosphocarrier protein, translated as MIERSVKIELAQGLAARPAAEFVKRAASFTSSVHIGKNGQFIDAKSILGVMSMAFSRGEELILQVDGADETAAVESLVELLSKEGL; from the coding sequence GTGATCGAACGGAGTGTCAAAATTGAGTTGGCACAGGGGCTAGCGGCTCGACCTGCCGCTGAATTCGTCAAGCGCGCAGCCTCGTTTACGAGCAGTGTACACATCGGAAAGAATGGCCAATTTATCGACGCGAAGAGCATCTTGGGCGTCATGTCGATGGCGTTTTCACGCGGGGAAGAACTCATTTTACAGGTCGACGGTGCGGATGAAACCGCCGCCGTTGAGTCACTCGTCGAGCTGCTGAGCAAGGAAGGTCTATAG